The genomic segment TAAAATCCGCGAGCAAGTTGGCACAGACGAAGTGATTCTGGGCCTATCAGGTGGCGTGGATTCATCCGTAGCCGCGGCGCTGATTCACCGTGCAATTGGCACTCAACTGACTTGTGTGTTTGTAGACAACGGCTTGTTGCGCCTGAATGAAGGCAAGCAAGTGATGGATACCTTTGCCGAGCACCTTGGCGTAAAAGTGATTCACGTTGATGCATCTGCACAATTTATGGGTCACCTGGCTGGTGTAACCGACCCTGAAGCCAAGCGCAAAATCATTGGCCGCGAATTCGTCGAAGTATTCCAGGCCGAATCTGCCAAATTGCCAAGCGCAAAATGGCTGGCCCAAGGCACCATCTACCCTGATGTGATCGAATCGGCTGGCGCAAAAACCGGCAAAGCGCACACCATCAAGAGCCACCACAATGTAGGCGGCCTGCCAGAAACCATGAAGCTCTCCTTGCTGGAGCCACTGCGCGAACTATTCAAAGACGAAGTGCGCGAATTGGGCGTGGCGCTCGGCCTAGCCCCAGAGCTAGTCTACCGCCACCCATTCCCAGGCCCAGGCCTAGGCGTGCGTATCCTTGGCGAAGTGAAACAAGAATTCGCTGATCTACTACGCTTTGCCGACGCCATCTTTATCGAAGAGCTGCGCGCTGCGGTAGACGAAAAAACCGGCAAAAACTGGTACGAACTCACCAGTCAAGCCTTCGTCGTCTTCCTGCCAGTAAAATCCGTCGGCGTAATGGGCGACGGCCGCACCTACGACTACGTAGTGGCACTACGTGCCGTGGTGACCTCAGACTTTATGACCGCCAAATGGGCCGAACTACCTTACGATTTGCTGGGCAAAGTATCGAATCGCATCATCAATGAAGTGAAAGGTATTAATCGCGTTGTTTATGATGTAAGCGGAAAGCCACCTGCTACGATTGAGTGGGAATGATCCTGTTTTTTTGTTTGTTGAGTATTGCAAGCAAAAACAAAACCCCAGCCTATGGCTGGGGTTTTGTTGTTTTTGGGTGAGTATTTTGGTATCTGTTGGTGAAAATGATTTGTAAGGTTTTGGGTGTTTTGTTTGGTCTTTGTGTTTAACTGTGGTCTGGCCCCAGTTTTACCGCTTGCCGGCCAGAGTTCGGCAACCCATCTACGTTTAATCGCCGTATCGCTCAATCGCTCTGGGAATCGTTTACCGTCATACTGAGCGATCCTGCTTTTTTCAATCAAATGATCAAGTTCAGCGGCAATCAGCCGGGCACGGGCGGCTTGGTCACGTTTAAGGATTCCAATTGGTTGATGTCTGTCGTTCTGCCGCATCAACCGCACTTCGCCAATCAGCCTGAAGATGTGCAAGTGTTTTGGGGTTATGCGCTATCCCCTGATCGGGTCGGTAATTTTGTTGCCAAACCGATGGCAGATTGCAATGGCAAAGAAATCCTGCGTGAATTATGCGGCCACTTGCGCTTTGATCTAGATACGGTGCAAACCGCTAACTGCATTCCCTGCCGCATGCCCTATATCACCAGCATGTTTATGCCGCGCCAGCTGTGTGATCGGCCACTGCCTGTGCCAGCAGCATCCAAAAACTTGGCCTTTATCAGCCAGTTTGTGGAAATTCCTGAGGATGTGGTTTTTACCGTGGAATATTCCGTGCGGGTGGCGCAATTGGCGGTGTATCAATTGCTAAAAATAAATCTCGAGGTGCTGCCGATTACAGCGCATGATAAATCAGTAAAAGTTCAGTTTGAAGCGTTGCTGAAGGCGCTGAAGTAAGCTTAGCCAGGCTAGCATGAGCCAATGGCTAGTCTGCCTAAACCGCGGCCAGCGCAGCCTGCAGGCGAGCATTTGTCTATCCCAATAGACGGGCTTGCAAATTTAAGCCAGATAGATCGCAGGCAGGTTAATTTCCATAAAGCGAGCAGGATTGCCAAGCTCAGTAAAATCAAACGGGTAGTAGAGGCTATGTGCGCATCCTTAGTCGCCAGCATAAAGTGCCTTAGCGCTTGCAAATCGGGATGTGCTTAACTGAATGGTGGCGATTAAATACTTGGCTAAGTCTTGGCCGCGATGCGCGTCCAAGAGCCACTACAATGTAGGCGGCCAGCCAGAAACCATGAAGTTGATTTTGCTGGGTTATCCCCCATGCATATCTACTAAACTATATAACTATCGGGGGAAACAGGATGCCCCGATAGTTATATATCGGGCTCACATTAGTTTTGATTGTAGTTATGAAGCACAACTCCTTTAGGGTTGTATCTAGATGACATATAAATGTTATCTTTGCCATTGTGAGCTTTACAAATTGGAAAAATGTAAGCAGTGCCGCCAGTAGCTACTGATGCGGCGACCTTTCCAACAATAACATGTCCACCAACAAAATCTGATGGATTGCAATTAAAGTTATTTATTCCGTTTGAATATTGATAGGATGAACATTTATCTGTGTTAAATCCTCCATTGCATTTATCGGCCCAAAGGCGAATCCACGCGTCATATGGACTAGGCTTAGGATCGTGTGTGGAACCAATAATATTTGCAAAGGAATAATTCTCGGTCCATGTAATGGTGCCGTAGTAGCTTGAATTAACGATTTCTTGTATTTCAAATAAGTCCTCCAAGGAAGGTTGTACTACCTCCGTTTTTCTTGAAGCGAACATAGCCTTGTAATCTTGGTAATTACTTGGAGTTATAAAAGGGGCGGCTCCAGTTTGAATCACACCGTGTATCCCCACTTGCAGTAATTTTTTTGCAAGAGTGTCAATTATTTGTTGAACGATACTCTGATTAAATTGCTTCAATATGGGTGTGTTGTTGATGAAATTCATCCACATATTGTTAATACCACTCGCTATCCCATTACTGTTTAGAGTATGACTGTTTATTAAATTAGGATGCTGATCAAGGCAGGTGTGTAAAACCACCTGCTTGTCACTTATGTCTTCTGGTCCACATATGGTGATGTAATGTAATTTTGAGTCATAGCTGTATGGTATGGTTATTTGAGCAAATACTTTGAAATGATAATAACTGCCAATTTCAAATGGAGTACTGGTAAAGATGTGATCGCCCGCAGCGAGCTCTAGTTCGACAGGAACGGCGTGTTGCTCTAGTCTTAAGTTACCTAGATTTAAAGGGGTGGATAGAGGGAGGTTAAACGTAATTTTTTTCATGATTTTTACTCGTTTTTATGTTTAAGTTAGAAATTTAAAGCAAAGAAATTACATTGCTGATGTAAAGAAAAATAAAACGCTAGTGCACAAAGTGAGAATCTGCAAAAGGTATGTGTAAATGCCACGGAGAATTATTGATTGTATTTTTAAATATGATCAATAAAATGAATAAGAAATAGATTAAGAGGTATGCACCAATTCTGGGTGGATATCATTCATTTTTTTTGCAGCCTACGAGGCAGCAAGATAAATGACTTTCAGAAACAATGCCGCCATATTTGTATTATTTATAATTCACGCTCCAGCTATTGTTAATATCGAGCGTTGCCACTGCCGAATAAACATTGGCCGGATAATCAATTTCAAATGAATCAGAGATTTCTTCTAAATCCAATACCTCACCTACTTCGTAGCTACCAAAGGTGATCCAGTATTTGGGATGAGGGGTAAATGCGAGGTGAATGTTTGGTTGTGCATCGACGGCCAGAGCGGGCTGACCAGAGATACCAATCCCAACGGAAGCCTTGCGCAGAGGCACTGTTGAACTTTGTTGGACGATGAGCGAGCCAGCCGGAGCCGCGGCAGTTTTGTCGGCAAAGGTATAGCCATGTTCATCGTAAGTCAGCGTTACGGCATTGCTTCTATTTGGATCGACCCCCCACGTTTGGGACGCTGCGAAAGTGGCGCCTGGTTTAAGTTCACCGTTTTCTGACCAAACAAGGCTGTAATCAATGTTCCAGCCAAAATTTAAACGGGTAGTCGGATGGGATGGTTTGGTTAGCCATGCCAAAGACATGACATTGGGTACGCCGATATCAGGATCGGTGGTGTAAACGCAAGCCGTGGCGGAGTTACTGGAGTTGTTTTGAAATGAAAGAGTATAAGCAGTCATGGTGTGTCCTTCAGGGTTTTTGATAAATTAAAATTGGAAAATAAATTACATGAGTCTGTTTCTGTGCTTCTCCTTGGTTGTAAAAATTGCTTTCTAATAATTAATTACTATTTAATATTTTTATTTTAAATTGTTCTTAGTCGCTATCTAGGGGTATTTCTAAGTTCATGCCTTCTTTTTTTTTGGGGGGGTCTGTTATTCTTAAATATTTTTTCATTGCATGCCGCAGCTTGTTGCGGGCATAAATTGACGAATTGATAGGTTGTTTTTTGTTCTTATTTTTAGTGTGGTGTAAAAAGTTCCTGAATAGCCGGTATTGCCTGACGAATAGGTTTTTGCTTTATTGGCGCTTATATATGCAAACTGTATTTATATTTTTTTAATTAAGTCTAAAATGATGTGGTTTTAGTTAGTAGAGCATATAATGTTTGTATGCGCACCCGTGATTTTTTCGCAAATTCACTGGTAAATATAACGGCGTTACTATTTATTTCTTCTGTAAATTTTTTAACTATTTTATCGGGATGAATACTCTTAGAAATAAAAACCATTTTGAAGCCTGTTGATGAGCTGACATCTTTTTCTTTTGCCATTTTTTTTGTTGTTTAAATTAATTGGTTATTAGTAAGACGTTGCAGACTCTGATTCTGTGAATAATTTTTTAGCTGTTGCCTTTGATGAAATGTATATTTTTAAAATATTTTTAATGAATTATGATGTTTTTTACCATTAATATATTATTATATTGTGCTAATCCGGAATAAATTCCAAGTGCAAATGGGATGGGGCATTTTTATGGTTGGTTGAAAAGCAAAAACCTCTTACGGGTAATTGTTTAAATTTCATCGGCGGTGAAATATAAAGTCCACCCTTTGGCTTTTAAATTTTTAAGCTTAATCAGTATTTTACTGAGTGCGGAATAATGTAGGCGTAATTCAAGTATTATTATTTCCTCTTAATCATAAAATATATTCAGTATTATTTTAAGGATTTAAATTAAGGGGGCTAGTATTACCTGCGCCATTTATTTAAGCCAAAGTATCAAAAAAAGCGGGTGCATAAATATCGTATTCATATTGTTCGGAGGCTAAGCAGTCAGGGCTTTCATTGTTACTTGCGTAATTGCCTTGTATATTAATATTCATGTAAGTCTGAAGTGCAGGTTGCAGAAGGTCACGCGCCTGCTGTGCACGTTTGCGTGCTAGTTCATCTTTGATGTTCAATTTTTGGGCTATTTCTTTGAAAGGCATTTCTTCTACAAAACGGTAATAGGCAACTGCATGTAAATTTGGCGGCAGAGTCAGAAGTACCTTTTGAATTTGTGTGAGTAATTCCTCGCCAAGCGCCTGGCACTCAGGTGAAGCTGGGCGGTTTTTCTGGTGGTCTGTTTCTTTATGATGCAGCTGAAGCCGCATATTTTCTGCATTTAGCCAACCCTGCTGATCAATAAATTTGCTTTTGGTAACTTGGCGCAGCCAGCCACCCAGATGGCGAATTTGCGATAGTTTGAATGAAATTTCTGTATAGATATGAAGAATGACAAGGCTGTATAAATCGTTGCTGTTTTCGGTATTGCCTGAGCAAATGCGATTACACAGATGTTGCTGATAATGGCGATAGCGAACGATAAACTCCTCAAAGGCACCTTCATTGTGGCAGGCAAGGGCTTGGATAAGTTCTTGCTCTGAAGCATCGCTCCAGATTCGTTTAAGCTTGTTAAGTTTCTTCCCCATATTGCGCCTCTGTGGTTGTACCGATAATTTCTCTGTCTAATATTTTTTTCTTGAACAAGAATTAAGACAGCCTGTGGTAAGTAGACGATGTGAGATGGATAAGTGTGAAAACAAAAGAGTTTTGTCAGCCTATTGGAAAGAAGCTGAAGGGTAGGACTAAGGTGTTTATTTCTTGGGCGGGGGGCTTTTTGTAAGACGTAATGTGGAGAAGGTTGGGGGGGGGGGATAGGGCTGCTGACAGGGCGTTTCTGGGGGGATTTGTTTTGTGGTTAGCGGGGAATAGTTTCTAAACGAAAGATGTTGCTGCAAACAGGGCAGGTCTTAGTACTTGCTTGCAAAATAAGCCCTGTAGAGCGGGTTAGGTTTATCAACCCGCGCTGATCATTCGTTGTTAGGTCGGAATCAGATTGGCGGCTTACGCCTTTGGCTAACCCGCCCTACATTGTAGATTTATTTGATTTTAGCCCTCATCCGCCATTTCCCTAATTTTACAAACCGTTTTCCAATTACGGTACGTCATTGCAACCCCTAGTAGTTTTTCAGCTTTTGCTGCGAGTTTTGATCTGCCTATTCCTTCAGGGGTGTGTAGATAGAATACGGAAGGGCTTAAATGAAATCGCTCGCTTTCTTTTTTTAGGGCATTAAGCTCTGCTAATTGGGGATGGCTGGGCGGGGTGGCGAGAAAGCCAAGGTGCAGGCTGCTGGGGTCTGTTTCTGCTTCGGGGTATGGGCTTTCTAGGATTACTTTTTCTATTGTTTCTCGGGCTACCATCATAATCTGCGGCTCAAAGCCGTGTTGTAGTTTGATATGGCTAATGAGTTTAGATTTAAATTCTGAAAGATTTCTTTCTGATGTCTGAAATAGGGCGTTGCCGCTTTGGATGTAGGTCTTTACCTTTAGCGCGCCAAGGTTTTCTAAAATGGCAATTAGCGCCTTCATCGTTAATATGTTTTTCCCGCCGATATTTATGGCTCTAAAAAGCGCGATGTAAGTCTTCATTTGATTATGCCTCTTGTGCAAACGCATTATAAATATCGTAGTGCGGATGAAACCCGCGTGTTTATTCGGCATTGCTCGCGGGTTTCACCCGACCTACAAATTCAAAAATCGTGCACTTTACTCATGTAATCCATTTACACAGAGATTATTGAGCAAGAGGCGTAATCAGGAAAATACATAATTAGAACTCATAGCGCTATTGTGCAGCTTGTTAAGCGGCTATTTATTTTAATTGAACCACCTAATAGAGCAAGATTCGGGTCGTTATCTAGGGCTTAAATCTCCACACTGTATTCATGCCTAGGCAATTGGGGCAGAAACTCAATGGGGGAGGTTTGCATGTTATCTAATAAAGTGGCGATTATTACTGGGGCGAGTTCTGGGATTGGTTATGCCAGCGCAAAGTTATTCGCAAGCCAAGGGGCGAGTGTGGTGCTGGCGGCAAGGCGTCAGGCAAAGTTGGATGAGTTGGTCGATGAGATTACTCAAGCAGGTGGGCAGGCGATTGCGCTGGCGGGTGATGTGCGGGATGAGGTTTTTGCCAAGGCGCTGGTTGAGTTGGCCGTCGGCCATTTTGGTGGGCTGGATGTGGCGTTTAATAATGCCGGTATGATTGGGGAAATGGGGGCGACGCCTGATATCTCGCTTTCGGCATGGCATGAGGTGATGAACACCAATCTGACAGGTGCGTTTCTAGGGGCCAAGCATCAAATTCCCGCCATGCTAAAGCGGGGTGGTGGATCTTTGATTTTTACGTCTTCCTTTGTGGGTTGTACCCTGGGTTTTCCGGGACTGGCGGCTTATGCGGCGAGTAAGGCGGGGCTGGTTGGCTTGACGCAAGCGCTGGCGGCCGAGTTTGGCGCCCAAGGCGTACGCGTCAATGCGCTGTTGCCGGGTGGCACGGATACGCCGATGGGGCGTGCCTTTGCCAGCACGCCAGAAGCCTTGGCCTTTGTGCAGGGGCTTTATGCTATGAAGCGGCTGGCTTTACCGGCAGAAATTGCCCAATCGGCGCTGTATCTTGCTTCCGATGCATCTAGCTTTACGACCGGATCGGCGCTGCTGGTGGATGGTGGGATTTCGATTAATCGTACTTAAGTTGTTTCGAAGTTTCGGGGGTAGGTCTTACATTCTGCATCAAATGAAATTTACAGTGGTTTGCAAAGAGGGTTAAGTTGATTGCTCGTGTTAAATGTAAGGCCTGACCATATAGGTTCTGTTGCAGTTAATTTAGTTGATTGTTTCTTCTATGGTGCTTTGGCCCTGTTTCTGTTGCAACTGGACAAGCGAAAATACATTGAGTAATGATGGGGTAAGTAATAGTAATAGCATTGGTATGTAATTTTGTTCTGGTTCTTGGCCACGCCAGTGAAGCGTTAGTACTAAAGCAAGCCCCGCCGTATAGCAAAAGACGGCAATTGCATTTGTACGAAATGCAATTTTTAACTTATCAGGCCGGGACTTAAATACTGAAATTGCATAAACCAGTGGTGACAGCACAATGGCTAAAAAGATTGTAGAGATGATAATTAAACTTGTTGAATTGCGAAGTGTGCAAATTGCTAA from the Iodobacter fluviatilis genome contains:
- the guaA gene encoding glutamine-hydrolyzing GMP synthase, with protein sequence MDKILILDFGSQVTQLIARRVREAHVYSELHSFDVSIDFIREFNPTGIILSGGPNSVYESDYQADPKLFELGVPVLGICYGMQWMAESLGGKVEAGTVREFGFAEIRSQENSKLFGGLEDRKNSQGQSVLEVWMSHGDKVTALPAGFSVIASNEACPIAAISDEARGFYAVQFHPEVTHTLKGREMINRFVLDICGAKPSWTMPNYIDVAVAKIREQVGTDEVILGLSGGVDSSVAAALIHRAIGTQLTCVFVDNGLLRLNEGKQVMDTFAEHLGVKVIHVDASAQFMGHLAGVTDPEAKRKIIGREFVEVFQAESAKLPSAKWLAQGTIYPDVIESAGAKTGKAHTIKSHHNVGGLPETMKLSLLEPLRELFKDEVRELGVALGLAPELVYRHPFPGPGLGVRILGEVKQEFADLLRFADAIFIEELRAAVDEKTGKNWYELTSQAFVVFLPVKSVGVMGDGRTYDYVVALRAVVTSDFMTAKWAELPYDLLGKVSNRIINEVKGINRVVYDVSGKPPATIEWE
- a CDS encoding oleate hydratase codes for the protein MAQSLWESFTVILSDPAFFNQMIKFSGNQPGTGGLVTFKDSNWLMSVVLPHQPHFANQPEDVQVFWGYALSPDRVGNFVAKPMADCNGKEILRELCGHLRFDLDTVQTANCIPCRMPYITSMFMPRQLCDRPLPVPAASKNLAFISQFVEIPEDVVFTVEYSVRVAQLAVYQLLKINLEVLPITAHDKSVKVQFEALLKALK
- a CDS encoding protein rhiA; amino-acid sequence: MTAYTLSFQNNSSNSATACVYTTDPDIGVPNVMSLAWLTKPSHPTTRLNFGWNIDYSLVWSENGELKPGATFAASQTWGVDPNRSNAVTLTYDEHGYTFADKTAAAPAGSLIVQQSSTVPLRKASVGIGISGQPALAVDAQPNIHLAFTPHPKYWITFGSYEVGEVLDLEEISDSFEIDYPANVYSAVATLDINNSWSVNYK
- a CDS encoding RNA polymerase sigma factor, producing MGKKLNKLKRIWSDASEQELIQALACHNEGAFEEFIVRYRHYQQHLCNRICSGNTENSNDLYSLVILHIYTEISFKLSQIRHLGGWLRQVTKSKFIDQQGWLNAENMRLQLHHKETDHQKNRPASPECQALGEELLTQIQKVLLTLPPNLHAVAYYRFVEEMPFKEIAQKLNIKDELARKRAQQARDLLQPALQTYMNINIQGNYASNNESPDCLASEQYEYDIYAPAFFDTLA
- a CDS encoding DUF1697 domain-containing protein; the protein is MPNKHAGFIRTTIFIMRLHKRHNQMKTYIALFRAINIGGKNILTMKALIAILENLGALKVKTYIQSGNALFQTSERNLSEFKSKLISHIKLQHGFEPQIMMVARETIEKVILESPYPEAETDPSSLHLGFLATPPSHPQLAELNALKKESERFHLSPSVFYLHTPEGIGRSKLAAKAEKLLGVAMTYRNWKTVCKIREMADEG
- a CDS encoding SDR family oxidoreductase, giving the protein MLSNKVAIITGASSGIGYASAKLFASQGASVVLAARRQAKLDELVDEITQAGGQAIALAGDVRDEVFAKALVELAVGHFGGLDVAFNNAGMIGEMGATPDISLSAWHEVMNTNLTGAFLGAKHQIPAMLKRGGGSLIFTSSFVGCTLGFPGLAAYAASKAGLVGLTQALAAEFGAQGVRVNALLPGGTDTPMGRAFASTPEALAFVQGLYAMKRLALPAEIAQSALYLASDASSFTTGSALLVDGGISINRT